A genomic region of Runella rosea contains the following coding sequences:
- a CDS encoding transglutaminase family protein — protein sequence MSIKVAISHKTKYIFDRSVSLSPHIFRLRPAPHSRTPIEGYSFKISPKNHFINWQQDPFGNYQARVVFPEKTTELSIEVEVIAKMQVINPFDFFVEEYAEKFPFQYDKLLKNELTPYLEAREAGPMLMDWIEKNKITTDIKTVDYLVYLNQKLFKDLFYNVRMEPGVQTCEQTLSSLSGSCRDSAWLLVQILRHLGIASRFVSGYLVQLTSDVKSLDGPSGPEADFTDLHAWAEAYVPGAGWIGLDPTSGLFASEGHIPLCCTPDYASAAPVTGATDVCEVTFEFDNHVYRIHEDPRVTKPYTEEQWANIMQVGNDVEKDLQEGDVRLTMGGEPTFVSIDDFESPEWNSTADGPLKRKLAYDLALRLKNRFAHGGLLHFGQGKWYPGELFPRWQYALYWRKDGQTLWKNDALVAKEDGPKFTFRDAELFASELTKYLGINPNNLTPTYEDPIYWALEEGKLPVNIDPLAVNLKDSVERQTLAKLLEKGLNNPAGYVLPIKWDWRTQAWTSCVWQFRRNHCYLIPGNSPVGLRLPLESLPEVTKDKREDPIERSPFEDLPPLGQYGGVVEKRYGTIAPDYKAPVSPIKKAESEEKADEKEAQKTVTYEVDTFKTALSVEERDGIVYVFLPPTEYLEHYLDLMASIEATAEKLQIPVRIEGYTPPSDYRLQKLIVSPDPGVIEVNIHPSKSWGELVDNISALYEEAFFARLGTDKFMVDGRHTGTGGGNHVTIGGAVPSDSPVLRRPDLLRSLITYWQHHPALSYLFAGSFIGPTSQAPRIDEGRDERLYEAEIAFDQIPDDGEVPFWMVDRIFRNLLVDVTGNTHRTEFCIDKLYSPDSSTGRLGILEFRAFDMPPHKHMNLVQTLLVRALIAKFWKQPYKKKLIRWGTELHDRFLLPHFAYLDMVDVVNDLKDAGYAFDISWFDPFFEFRFPHYGNITVDNMQLEIRLGIEPWHVLGEELSSSGTARFVDSSLERLQVKVSGFVQDRHILVCNGCRVPLRSTAVKSEFVAGIRYKAWNPPSALHPTVGVDAPLVFDVVDTWNNRVLGGCTYFVSHPGGRSFDTYPVNSYEAESRKISRFWGFGHTPSNENQEASVPVQQATSTISRFVAESKKDLKIDTPIELINPEYPNTLDLRRFWRAK from the coding sequence ATGTCGATAAAAGTTGCTATTTCCCACAAAACTAAATACATCTTCGACCGAAGTGTCAGCCTTTCACCGCACATTTTTCGGTTGCGCCCCGCCCCTCACTCGCGCACGCCGATTGAAGGATATTCGTTTAAGATTTCGCCAAAAAACCATTTTATCAACTGGCAGCAAGACCCGTTCGGCAATTATCAAGCACGGGTGGTTTTTCCCGAAAAAACGACCGAACTAAGCATCGAAGTGGAAGTCATTGCCAAGATGCAGGTCATCAATCCGTTTGACTTCTTTGTGGAAGAATACGCCGAAAAATTCCCTTTTCAGTACGACAAACTCCTCAAAAATGAACTAACGCCCTATCTGGAAGCCCGCGAAGCGGGGCCGATGTTGATGGACTGGATTGAGAAAAACAAGATTACAACCGACATCAAAACCGTTGATTATCTGGTCTATCTCAACCAAAAACTTTTCAAAGACCTCTTTTATAATGTTCGCATGGAACCCGGCGTTCAGACCTGCGAACAAACCCTCAGCAGTCTGAGCGGCTCTTGCCGTGATTCGGCTTGGCTGTTGGTGCAGATTCTTCGGCATTTGGGCATAGCTTCGCGCTTTGTGTCAGGCTATTTGGTGCAGCTAACCTCCGATGTTAAATCACTCGACGGCCCTTCTGGACCCGAAGCTGACTTTACGGATTTGCACGCATGGGCCGAAGCCTACGTGCCCGGTGCCGGCTGGATTGGACTCGACCCTACTTCTGGACTTTTTGCGAGTGAAGGCCACATTCCGTTGTGCTGCACCCCAGACTACGCCAGCGCCGCACCCGTTACGGGAGCAACCGACGTGTGTGAGGTAACGTTTGAGTTTGACAACCACGTTTATCGCATCCACGAAGACCCCCGCGTGACCAAGCCCTACACCGAAGAACAGTGGGCAAATATCATGCAGGTAGGAAATGATGTAGAAAAAGATTTGCAGGAAGGCGACGTACGGCTCACGATGGGCGGCGAGCCGACTTTTGTTTCAATTGATGATTTTGAATCGCCCGAATGGAATTCGACCGCCGATGGCCCGCTGAAACGTAAATTAGCTTATGACTTGGCCCTACGCCTCAAAAATCGGTTTGCGCACGGTGGCCTACTTCATTTTGGACAAGGGAAATGGTACCCCGGGGAGTTATTTCCGCGCTGGCAATATGCCCTCTACTGGCGTAAAGACGGCCAAACCTTATGGAAAAACGACGCATTGGTGGCCAAAGAAGATGGTCCAAAATTTACGTTTAGAGATGCTGAATTATTTGCGTCTGAACTGACCAAATATCTCGGAATCAATCCTAATAATTTAACGCCCACCTACGAAGACCCCATTTATTGGGCCTTGGAGGAAGGAAAACTGCCCGTAAATATCGACCCGTTGGCCGTCAATCTGAAAGATTCGGTCGAACGTCAGACATTGGCAAAATTGTTGGAAAAAGGCTTAAATAATCCCGCAGGTTACGTTTTACCGATCAAATGGGATTGGCGGACGCAGGCTTGGACAAGCTGCGTGTGGCAGTTTAGACGCAATCATTGCTATTTAATTCCTGGGAATTCTCCCGTGGGATTACGTTTGCCGCTGGAATCACTACCTGAGGTAACCAAAGACAAACGCGAAGACCCCATTGAGCGGAGTCCGTTTGAAGATTTGCCGCCATTGGGTCAATACGGAGGCGTGGTTGAAAAACGCTACGGCACCATTGCCCCAGACTATAAAGCTCCTGTTTCTCCGATAAAAAAGGCGGAATCAGAAGAAAAAGCCGACGAAAAAGAAGCCCAGAAAACGGTGACCTATGAAGTCGACACCTTCAAAACGGCCCTTTCGGTGGAAGAGCGCGATGGAATTGTTTACGTATTTCTCCCTCCTACCGAATATTTAGAACATTACTTGGATTTGATGGCTTCCATTGAAGCCACCGCCGAAAAACTCCAAATTCCAGTACGGATTGAAGGCTATACGCCGCCGTCGGATTATCGCTTGCAAAAATTGATTGTCTCTCCCGACCCGGGTGTTATCGAGGTCAACATTCATCCTTCCAAATCGTGGGGTGAACTGGTAGACAACATCAGTGCTCTGTATGAAGAGGCCTTTTTTGCACGTCTGGGCACCGATAAGTTTATGGTGGATGGGCGGCATACGGGCACGGGCGGTGGCAACCACGTCACCATTGGCGGCGCAGTCCCTTCCGACAGTCCCGTACTTCGTCGACCCGATTTGCTGCGCAGTTTGATTACCTATTGGCAGCATCACCCGGCGCTCAGTTATTTGTTTGCGGGCTCATTCATTGGCCCAACGAGTCAAGCGCCCCGCATCGACGAAGGCCGCGACGAACGCTTGTACGAAGCCGAAATTGCTTTTGATCAAATACCCGATGATGGAGAAGTTCCGTTTTGGATGGTCGACCGAATCTTCCGCAACCTGTTGGTAGATGTAACGGGCAATACCCACCGGACGGAATTTTGTATTGATAAACTGTATTCACCTGATTCCTCTACGGGGCGATTGGGGATTTTGGAATTTCGGGCGTTTGACATGCCGCCTCATAAGCACATGAACTTGGTGCAGACCTTGTTGGTACGGGCATTGATTGCCAAATTCTGGAAACAACCTTACAAGAAAAAACTAATCCGTTGGGGCACCGAATTGCACGACCGTTTTTTGTTGCCACACTTTGCTTACCTCGACATGGTCGACGTGGTCAACGATCTCAAAGACGCGGGTTATGCCTTCGATATTTCGTGGTTTGATCCTTTCTTTGAATTCCGTTTTCCGCATTACGGCAACATCACAGTCGACAATATGCAACTCGAAATTCGGCTCGGCATCGAACCTTGGCATGTGCTTGGCGAAGAGCTATCTAGCTCAGGAACAGCACGTTTTGTCGATTCTTCCCTTGAACGTTTACAGGTAAAAGTAAGCGGTTTTGTGCAAGACCGCCACATTTTGGTTTGTAATGGCTGCCGGGTTCCGCTCCGAAGTACCGCCGTCAAAAGTGAATTTGTGGCTGGTATACGCTACAAAGCCTGGAACCCGCCGTCGGCGCTTCACCCGACGGTCGGGGTAGATGCACCACTGGTATTCGATGTGGTAGACACTTGGAACAACCGCGTATTGGGAGGCTGCACTTATTTTGTATCGCACCCTGGAGGCCGTAGTTTTGACACCTATCCCGTCAATAGTTACGAAGCCGAATCCCGAAAAATCAGCCGTTTTTGGGGCTTTGGGCATACACCATCCAACGAAAATCAGGAAGCATCAGTACCCGTTCAACAGGCTACTTCCACCATTTCGCGATTTGTGGCCGAGAGCAAGAAAGACCTAAAAATTGATACACCGATTGAGTTAATCAATCCTGAATATCCAAATACGCTGGATTTACGAAGATTTTGGCGCGCAAAGTAG
- a CDS encoding LytR/AlgR family response regulator transcription factor — MPQINCLIVDDEPIAREIIKSYCGHLPMLHIVTSVGNALEAKTILQTQKVDILFLDINMPVLNGIAFLKTLRNQPQVIFTTAYKEYAVDAFDLAAIDYLLKPFSLERFIVAVDKALERISNTQNGTETGAQEVLKTEDYLFLKADGKIYKIMHDDLLFAEAQGNNTKIVTTQNTLLPSMTFSGFEELLPKSLFLRVHRSFIINKAKITHIEGNRVFIQAHEIPIGSSYREDFLKNLGI; from the coding sequence ATGCCCCAAATCAATTGCCTGATTGTTGATGATGAACCCATCGCCCGCGAAATCATTAAATCCTATTGCGGTCATTTGCCCATGCTTCACATTGTAACTTCGGTTGGGAATGCGTTGGAAGCTAAAACAATCCTGCAAACCCAAAAGGTAGACATCCTTTTTTTGGACATAAATATGCCCGTGCTCAACGGCATTGCGTTTCTTAAGACCCTCAGAAATCAGCCGCAGGTCATTTTTACTACCGCCTACAAAGAGTACGCTGTTGATGCTTTCGACCTCGCCGCCATTGATTATCTATTAAAACCATTCTCCCTTGAGCGCTTCATCGTCGCCGTTGACAAAGCTTTGGAAAGAATAAGTAATACGCAAAATGGGACTGAAACAGGCGCGCAGGAAGTTCTAAAAACAGAAGATTATTTATTTCTCAAAGCCGATGGGAAGATTTACAAAATCATGCACGATGATCTACTGTTTGCCGAAGCGCAGGGCAATAACACCAAAATTGTCACCACCCAAAATACGTTACTTCCAAGCATGACCTTTTCGGGTTTTGAGGAATTATTGCCAAAATCTTTGTTTTTGCGTGTGCATCGCTCCTTCATTATCAACAAAGCCAAGATTACGCACATCGAAGGGAATCGGGTATTTATTCAGGCCCACGAAATTCCCATCGGCAGCAGCTATCGCGAAGACTTCTTGAAAAATTTAGGAATTTAG
- a CDS encoding sensor histidine kinase produces the protein MTDGIWILNVKPIDGLPEGFRQDFGRIRHQNGRTFTQIHTFVQRLIKTHANSILMSSSSSHWLTSFFGKNLYIYLSLFFSVPLFFMIETYVRAIGIHEDEAVAGTITFLFIVGIFAGRYLSQLWISLTKPIANEYISGMILLVIGCVIALFVLPFQGNKLIQLLFWIPFVIVPLALGTLIKMVRNNVQYQLREAQQVAAHSKSELQLLQSQLSPHFLFNTLNNLYGLSITQHEKIPPLLLKLSDLLRYSVYETKELFVPLKDELAYINNYIDFEKIRIGERLMLTMSIESLPKADIKITPMLLIVFIENAFKHSKNTVDERIFIEITLKTWSDSILFSVKNSYNPAQEVENSSEKHSGFGLVSVKKRLELLYPNQHELKIEEKDGFYHVMLQLKMK, from the coding sequence ATGACTGACGGAATATGGATTTTGAATGTCAAACCAATTGATGGCCTTCCGGAGGGTTTCCGTCAGGATTTTGGCCGTATTCGTCATCAAAATGGCAGAACATTTACCCAAATCCACACCTTTGTCCAACGGTTAATTAAAACCCATGCAAACAGTATCCTCATGAGTAGTTCAAGCAGCCACTGGCTAACCTCTTTTTTCGGAAAGAACCTCTATATTTATCTATCGCTTTTTTTCAGCGTTCCTCTCTTCTTTATGATTGAAACGTACGTCAGGGCCATAGGAATCCACGAAGATGAGGCAGTTGCGGGGACAATAACGTTCTTATTTATCGTAGGTATATTTGCAGGAAGGTACCTTTCTCAACTTTGGATTTCGCTTACGAAACCGATTGCCAATGAGTATATCAGTGGCATGATTCTTCTGGTTATTGGCTGCGTTATCGCGCTGTTTGTGCTCCCTTTTCAAGGCAATAAACTAATACAGCTTTTGTTTTGGATTCCTTTCGTTATCGTCCCTTTGGCCTTGGGGACTTTGATAAAAATGGTTCGGAACAATGTCCAATATCAATTGCGCGAAGCCCAACAGGTAGCCGCACACAGCAAAAGCGAGTTGCAATTGTTGCAGTCGCAATTGAGCCCGCATTTTTTGTTTAACACGCTCAATAATTTATACGGGCTGTCGATTACACAACACGAAAAGATCCCGCCGCTACTGCTCAAACTGTCTGATTTGCTGAGATACTCAGTGTACGAGACCAAAGAATTGTTTGTACCTTTAAAAGACGAATTGGCCTACATCAACAATTATATAGATTTCGAAAAAATACGCATTGGCGAGCGACTGATGCTTACGATGTCTATTGAATCGCTTCCCAAAGCCGACATCAAAATTACGCCCATGTTACTGATTGTGTTTATTGAAAATGCCTTTAAACATTCTAAAAACACGGTGGATGAACGGATTTTCATTGAAATAACGCTCAAAACTTGGTCAGACTCCATCCTATTTTCCGTAAAAAACTCCTACAACCCCGCACAGGAAGTCGAAAATAGTTCCGAAAAGCACAGCGGTTTTGGCCTCGTAAGTGTTAAAAAACGATTGGAATTGCTTTATCCTAATCAGCACGAGTTGAAGATTGAAGAGAAAGACGGCTTTTATCACGTCATGCTTCAGTTGAAAATGAAGTAA
- a CDS encoding outer membrane beta-barrel family protein has protein sequence MKTAAILLLTLLSLSIYAQKTISGTVKDTQNETVPGATVKLLNATDSTMISGEITNVNGKFQFTNLQNGTYRLAITAMSQKNYMSTALTIDDTRNSIILPVIILLPAKNIELKEVVVKAKRPLIEQDIDKTIVNVESMISSATSNTLEVLEKTPGVTVSSNGEISLNGRSGILVLIDGRATYMSGPDLAAYLKSLPGGLLDKIELMDNPSAKYDAGGNAIINIRLKKNKIGGFTGNVSMGSSQGVYGRHNGSMNLNYNHKKLNVFANLGLNKEKNYNNDIFDRRFYDIEGQQISNVLLLNDNISRNNGLNAIWGLDYAATTKTTYGLLINMNGGARNTRIDYNSNNYNTERLLAASGDGNTVVNDKRRNFGSNLNLQHKFNKAGRELMADVNYLNYRGDGNQRVQNFRYLPEGSLVDSDEFLYLVPGNINIYTAKADYVHPLKNKASWEAGLKSSVIDNDNKSTYFDVKGLTQLIDNRKSNHFKYHENINAAYINTRKEWKRVGMQLGLRVETTQARGSQLGNEAVIGSSFTKNYTKLFPSMFINYKLDSLNKNSLNLSFTRRINRPDYQSLNPFVFFRDQYSYTAGNPLLLPQYQNRIELKFQHKQWLQMGLSYNRFTNVIFQTTEAIDTIFITRPNNVAKGFMLLLNTTVSSSPTKWWNLIYTLRLSHMGLNGMSYTEKLNPSAYVARFEVYNQFRLNKGWSADLSGYYASSDLNGQAYTGMMYRVGGAVQKKIWNDKASIRISVEDAFHSWIRHNRSVSIKQAQFFQTNESDTQRVGVAFTYRFGKDTFARKRRHNDNAADDEKGRVN, from the coding sequence ATGAAAACAGCAGCCATTTTACTTTTAACGCTTTTGTCATTGTCTATTTACGCTCAAAAAACAATTTCTGGTACGGTCAAAGATACGCAGAATGAAACCGTTCCGGGCGCTACCGTGAAGTTACTTAACGCCACGGATTCGACGATGATTTCGGGAGAAATTACCAACGTAAACGGGAAATTTCAATTCACTAATCTGCAAAACGGAACGTATCGGCTGGCAATCACTGCCATGAGTCAAAAAAACTATATGAGCACGGCGCTTACGATTGATGATACCCGCAACAGCATTATTTTACCCGTAATTATTCTTTTACCCGCCAAAAACATTGAATTGAAAGAAGTGGTAGTCAAAGCGAAACGTCCGCTGATTGAGCAAGATATTGACAAAACCATCGTGAATGTAGAATCCATGATCAGCAGCGCAACGAGCAATACGCTGGAAGTTCTAGAAAAAACGCCCGGCGTGACCGTAAGCAGCAATGGAGAAATCAGTCTTAACGGCCGAAGCGGCATTTTGGTGCTGATTGACGGCCGCGCCACGTACATGTCGGGGCCTGATTTGGCCGCGTATCTGAAATCACTGCCAGGCGGATTGTTGGATAAAATCGAGTTGATGGACAACCCCTCGGCCAAGTACGATGCAGGTGGTAATGCCATCATCAATATTCGCCTAAAAAAGAACAAGATCGGAGGGTTTACGGGCAATGTTTCAATGGGCTCAAGCCAAGGCGTTTATGGAAGACACAACGGCTCCATGAACCTGAATTACAACCATAAAAAGCTCAATGTATTTGCCAACTTAGGCTTAAACAAGGAAAAAAATTATAACAACGATATTTTTGATCGACGTTTTTATGACATCGAAGGCCAACAAATTTCGAATGTGTTGCTCCTCAATGATAATATCTCCCGCAATAATGGTCTGAATGCCATTTGGGGGCTGGATTACGCCGCTACTACAAAAACAACTTATGGTTTGTTGATTAACATGAATGGTGGTGCCCGAAACACAAGGATTGATTACAACAGCAATAACTATAATACCGAACGTTTGCTTGCCGCCAGTGGAGATGGAAATACCGTAGTGAATGATAAAAGAAGGAATTTCGGCAGTAACCTGAACCTCCAGCATAAATTCAACAAGGCAGGACGGGAATTAATGGCGGATGTAAACTATCTCAATTACCGAGGGGATGGAAATCAGCGGGTGCAAAATTTTCGTTACCTACCCGAAGGTAGCTTGGTCGATAGTGATGAATTCTTATACTTGGTCCCAGGCAATATCAATATCTATACGGCCAAAGCAGACTATGTTCATCCTCTAAAAAACAAGGCAAGTTGGGAAGCCGGACTCAAATCCAGTGTCATTGATAACGATAACAAATCTACTTATTTTGATGTAAAAGGCTTGACACAGCTCATCGACAATCGAAAATCCAATCATTTTAAGTACCATGAAAACATTAATGCAGCCTATATTAACACCCGAAAAGAATGGAAAAGGGTGGGAATGCAGTTAGGACTACGTGTCGAAACGACCCAAGCCCGAGGCAGTCAATTGGGCAACGAAGCCGTAATTGGAAGTTCATTTACTAAAAATTATACAAAACTGTTTCCAAGCATGTTTATCAATTATAAGCTGGACAGTTTAAATAAGAATTCTTTGAATTTAAGCTTCACCCGAAGAATAAATCGCCCTGATTACCAGTCGCTTAATCCGTTTGTATTTTTTCGTGACCAATATTCTTATACTGCTGGTAACCCTTTGTTGCTACCTCAGTACCAGAATCGGATTGAATTAAAATTTCAGCACAAACAATGGTTGCAAATGGGCTTGAGTTATAACCGTTTCACCAACGTGATTTTTCAAACTACCGAAGCCATTGATACCATTTTTATCACGCGTCCCAACAACGTAGCTAAAGGTTTTATGCTATTGCTCAATACGACGGTGTCCAGTTCGCCGACCAAATGGTGGAACCTGATCTATACTTTACGTTTATCGCACATGGGCCTTAACGGCATGAGTTATACCGAAAAATTAAACCCGAGCGCCTATGTTGCACGGTTTGAAGTATATAATCAATTTCGATTGAACAAAGGTTGGAGTGCTGATTTGTCAGGATATTATGCCAGTTCGGACCTCAACGGACAAGCATATACGGGTATGATGTACCGGGTGGGCGGGGCCGTGCAAAAGAAAATTTGGAATGATAAAGCAAGTATACGAATCTCTGTAGAAGATGCTTTTCACTCATGGATCCGGCACAACCGCTCGGTCAGCATCAAACAGGCGCAATTTTTTCAAACCAATGAGTCGGATACTCAACGCGTTGGTGTGGCGTTTACGTATCGATTCGGTAAAGACACTTTTGCTCGTAAGCGTCGCCACAACGACAACGCCGCCGATGATGAAAAAGGGCGGGTGAACTAA